A genomic segment from Luteolibacter ambystomatis encodes:
- a CDS encoding septum formation initiator family protein, with the protein MNKFLFFGMCLAVGFVVVAAAMPQKRKLEEIEGRVEEARRRQAAVTAERDDALALYRSLKEDRACLEQYARDRLDYYREGEKVLRIKRAQ; encoded by the coding sequence GTGAACAAATTCCTCTTCTTCGGAATGTGTCTGGCGGTGGGCTTTGTGGTCGTGGCCGCTGCCATGCCACAGAAGCGCAAGCTGGAGGAGATCGAGGGGCGTGTGGAGGAGGCCCGCCGCCGTCAGGCCGCCGTTACGGCGGAGCGGGATGACGCGCTCGCGCTGTACCGCTCGTTGAAGGAGGATCGCGCGTGCCTGGAGCAGTATGCCCGGGACCGCCTCGACTACTATCGCGAAGGTGAGAAGGTCCTCCGGATCAAGCGCGCGCAGTAA
- a CDS encoding ExbD/TolR family protein — translation MGGGGGGGDGEPEFQIAPMIDVLLVLLIFFMSITSAQVLKVDKKLTLPVSPHAKALDPEMSKHDLPVNVRWINNKATVVVDEKEYDDPSELVTYIQAKKTADPKLRVLVRGDRFLPAGELQKAMNTLGEAGIVDIAFAASNK, via the coding sequence ATGGGCGGCGGCGGTGGAGGTGGAGACGGCGAACCGGAGTTCCAGATCGCTCCGATGATCGATGTGTTGCTGGTGCTGCTCATTTTCTTCATGAGCATCACCTCGGCGCAGGTGTTGAAGGTGGACAAGAAGCTCACGCTTCCGGTCTCCCCGCATGCCAAGGCGCTGGATCCGGAGATGTCCAAGCATGACCTGCCGGTCAACGTGCGCTGGATCAACAACAAGGCCACTGTCGTCGTGGACGAGAAGGAATACGACGATCCCTCCGAACTGGTGACGTACATCCAGGCGAAGAAGACCGCGGACCCGAAACTGCGGGTTCTCGTCCGTGGTGACCGCTTCCTTCCGGCCGGTGAACTCCAGAAGGCCATGAACACCCTCGGTGAGGCGGGTATTGTCGATATCGCCTTTGCGGCGTCCAACAAGTAA
- a CDS encoding LpxI family protein, with amino-acid sequence MSSTRTIGIIAGNGVYPATFVEAARRKSPGVRLVVAAFENETNPELQKSVDAWEWLRVGQLGKLIKHFKREGATEAIMVGQIAPKNLFDLRPDLRTLLVLARVKERNAETLFGAIADELAKDCITLLPATTFLEDLLPGPGHVCGPALKKRQLEDAAFGFRMAKESSRLDIGQTVVVRHGTVLAVEAFEGTNACIRRGGELGRGKDVLLAKVSKPDQDFRFDVPVVGPQTIETCVAAGVKAIVIEADKTLLLERATVERLCKEHEVSVHAMA; translated from the coding sequence ATGTCCTCCACCCGCACCATTGGCATCATCGCTGGCAACGGCGTGTATCCCGCCACCTTTGTCGAAGCCGCCCGCCGCAAGTCTCCGGGCGTGCGCCTGGTGGTCGCGGCCTTTGAGAACGAAACCAATCCCGAGCTCCAGAAGTCCGTGGATGCGTGGGAGTGGCTGCGCGTGGGCCAGCTCGGCAAGCTGATCAAGCATTTCAAGCGCGAGGGTGCCACGGAGGCGATCATGGTTGGCCAGATCGCGCCGAAGAATCTCTTCGACCTGCGTCCGGATTTACGGACGCTGCTGGTACTGGCGCGTGTGAAGGAGCGGAATGCGGAGACGTTGTTCGGAGCCATTGCGGATGAATTGGCGAAGGATTGTATCACCCTGCTTCCGGCCACTACTTTCCTGGAGGATCTCCTGCCCGGACCGGGGCATGTCTGCGGACCCGCGCTGAAGAAGCGCCAGCTTGAGGATGCCGCGTTCGGTTTCCGCATGGCGAAGGAAAGCAGCCGTCTCGACATCGGACAGACCGTGGTGGTGCGCCATGGTACGGTGCTTGCCGTGGAAGCCTTCGAGGGGACCAATGCCTGCATCCGCCGCGGTGGCGAACTGGGGCGGGGGAAGGACGTGCTGCTCGCGAAGGTCTCGAAGCCGGATCAGGATTTCCGTTTTGATGTGCCGGTCGTGGGGCCGCAGACGATCGAGACCTGTGTCGCCGCGGGCGTGAAGGCGATCGTGATCGAGGCGGATAAGACGCTGTTGCTGGAACGGGCGACCGTCGAGCGCCTGTGCAAGGAGCACGAGGTGTCGGTACACGCGATGGCGTGA
- a CDS encoding biopolymer transporter ExbD gives MAAWLGAMQFVAGTAPVNPPVYGHLIKLPCCCCSGRTVPDRVAEIVIHADGRVFLDKMEAGSLDDPSLLLLSEGLREIRTHARKPQAWVMMENGVYYQQLMDVLDILAVAEIPDYQFSME, from the coding sequence ATGGCCGCATGGCTCGGCGCGATGCAGTTTGTTGCCGGAACAGCTCCGGTCAATCCGCCTGTTTATGGCCATCTCATCAAGCTGCCCTGTTGCTGCTGTTCAGGGAGAACCGTGCCGGACCGCGTGGCTGAAATCGTGATCCATGCGGACGGGCGCGTGTTTTTGGACAAGATGGAGGCAGGTTCTCTGGACGATCCGTCCTTGCTGTTGCTTTCCGAAGGCCTGCGTGAGATCAGGACCCATGCTCGGAAACCACAAGCCTGGGTCATGATGGAAAACGGGGTGTACTATCAGCAGTTGATGGATGTCCTCGATATTCTGGCGGTCGCGGAGATTCCGGACTACCAATTCTCGATGGAGTAG
- a CDS encoding acyltransferase family protein gives MTSHAAPSLPATGKTSKTRLPILDGLRGVAALIVIAYHIFDSDAVNSVNHGYLAVDFFFMLSGYVMGYAYDDRWSTMSPGSFFKRRLIRLHPMVIVGSILGAIFFYFGACGLFPLVDRTSFGMLLLSTLLGALLIPSVKSMDVRGVGEAYPLNGPAWSLFYEYVANIAYALFLRRFSRRVLGVLSFVFAGLLTYVIVTSKIGTIGFGWMFTGEHVWKGMVRVLFPFITGLFLFRLGRTIHVKHAMILTSLALLIALPMPRIGPDAMPWVNGLYECFVIILLMPVIVLIGAGSQPVTRSGEKACDFLGELSYPLYLAHYPIHYVFYAWLNNTQPTPGMKTLAGIGVYLSSIAAGYLVMRFVDMPIRKQLARFAR, from the coding sequence ATGACCTCACACGCCGCTCCAAGCCTGCCCGCCACCGGTAAAACCTCCAAAACCCGATTGCCGATCCTTGATGGCCTGCGCGGTGTGGCCGCCTTGATCGTGATCGCCTACCATATCTTCGATTCGGATGCGGTGAACAGCGTGAACCACGGCTATCTCGCGGTGGACTTCTTCTTCATGCTCTCCGGCTATGTGATGGGCTACGCGTACGATGACCGCTGGAGCACCATGTCACCCGGTTCGTTTTTCAAGCGCCGCCTCATCCGCCTGCATCCGATGGTCATCGTCGGATCGATCCTCGGCGCGATCTTCTTCTACTTCGGCGCGTGCGGCTTGTTCCCGCTGGTCGACCGCACCTCCTTCGGAATGCTCCTCCTCTCCACCCTCCTGGGCGCTCTCCTGATTCCATCGGTCAAGTCCATGGATGTGCGTGGAGTGGGCGAAGCGTATCCTCTCAATGGTCCGGCATGGTCGTTGTTTTATGAATACGTCGCGAACATCGCCTACGCGCTTTTTCTCCGCAGGTTCAGCCGCCGCGTGCTCGGCGTGCTGTCCTTCGTGTTCGCCGGCCTGCTGACGTACGTCATCGTCACCAGCAAGATCGGCACCATCGGATTCGGATGGATGTTCACCGGAGAGCATGTGTGGAAGGGCATGGTCCGCGTGCTGTTCCCCTTCATCACCGGACTCTTCCTCTTCCGCCTCGGCAGGACGATCCACGTGAAGCACGCGATGATCCTCACCTCGCTCGCCCTCCTCATCGCCCTGCCGATGCCACGCATCGGTCCGGATGCCATGCCATGGGTGAACGGCCTCTACGAATGCTTCGTCATCATCCTCCTGATGCCGGTCATCGTGCTCATCGGCGCGGGCAGCCAGCCCGTCACCCGCTCCGGCGAAAAAGCCTGCGATTTCCTCGGCGAACTCTCCTATCCACTCTACCTCGCCCACTATCCGATCCACTACGTTTTCTACGCCTGGCTCAACAACACCCAGCCAACCCCGGGCATGAAGACCCTTGCGGGGATCGGAGTCTATCTCTCCTCGATCGCGGCCGGTTATCTCGTCATGCGCTTTGTGGACATGCCCATCCGCAAGCAGCTCGCCCGTTTCGCGCGTTGA
- the hpt gene encoding hypoxanthine phosphoribosyltransferase has translation MRADIERILIDEEIIEKRLDRMAEEIGRDFPQGNLLAIILLKGALVFAADLLRRVPRQLELECLNVSSYHGGLESSGTVKFLDRSFPEVRGRHVLLLDDILDTGRTLHAVAERLRAEGAQAVHTCVLLAKDRPRDQEVAADYTGFVIGDEFVVGYGLDYRGRYRNLPYVGVLTREAIEREPGA, from the coding sequence ATGCGCGCCGACATCGAACGAATCCTGATCGACGAGGAGATCATCGAGAAACGCCTGGATCGGATGGCGGAGGAAATCGGGCGGGATTTCCCGCAGGGGAACCTGCTGGCCATCATCCTGCTCAAAGGTGCCTTGGTATTCGCCGCGGATCTGCTGCGCCGTGTACCACGCCAGCTCGAGTTGGAATGCCTGAATGTCTCCAGTTACCACGGCGGCCTGGAGAGTTCCGGCACCGTGAAGTTCCTCGACCGCTCCTTCCCGGAGGTGAGAGGACGGCACGTGCTGCTGCTTGATGACATCCTGGATACCGGCCGCACCCTCCATGCCGTCGCCGAGCGTCTCCGCGCGGAGGGCGCGCAGGCCGTGCATACCTGCGTGCTGTTGGCAAAGGATCGTCCACGCGATCAGGAGGTGGCCGCGGATTACACCGGCTTTGTGATCGGGGATGAATTCGTGGTCGGCTATGGCCTCGACTACCGCGGCCGCTATCGGAATCTGCCTTACGTCGGGGTCCTCACCCGTGAGGCCATCGAGCGGGAACCAGGGGCGTGA
- a CDS encoding tetratricopeptide repeat protein, translated as MKRFTAALATVALATVVTARAAEPVRIIFQGGRAIPIEALELKGANFVVTAAQDGLTVGQSVPSNTADHVFGDKPEGINKGIGFLLTGEPVKALGALEPIVTAHKVTGPVPGNFWVETARAAILAYADMGNAAKAEDLAKALADATPESGPDPVLGLARALLMSASTKLDARVAAFDEFINDNSPTDIAAYASYFKGQYLQKGKQDARALEAWSVVTCLYPTGGNILNGAAELASSQYLFNHKRRDEAVVLLEAAARDARNSPVADEAKKRLESMK; from the coding sequence ATGAAACGTTTTACTGCCGCTCTCGCGACCGTTGCTCTGGCCACCGTTGTGACCGCCCGCGCCGCGGAACCCGTCCGCATCATCTTCCAAGGCGGCCGCGCCATTCCGATCGAAGCCCTTGAACTCAAGGGGGCCAATTTTGTGGTGACCGCCGCTCAGGATGGCCTGACCGTGGGCCAGTCGGTCCCATCGAACACCGCCGACCATGTCTTCGGTGACAAGCCGGAGGGGATCAACAAGGGCATCGGTTTCCTTTTGACCGGTGAACCGGTCAAGGCGCTGGGTGCTCTCGAACCGATCGTCACGGCCCACAAGGTGACGGGCCCGGTCCCCGGAAATTTCTGGGTGGAGACCGCGCGGGCCGCCATCCTGGCCTATGCCGACATGGGCAATGCCGCCAAGGCCGAGGATCTCGCCAAGGCTCTTGCCGATGCGACTCCGGAATCCGGACCGGATCCGGTGCTCGGTCTGGCCCGGGCGTTGCTGATGTCCGCCTCCACCAAGCTGGATGCCCGCGTTGCCGCCTTTGACGAGTTCATCAACGACAACTCGCCCACCGACATCGCGGCCTATGCTTCCTACTTCAAGGGGCAGTATCTCCAAAAGGGGAAGCAGGACGCGCGCGCGCTCGAGGCATGGAGCGTTGTCACCTGCCTCTATCCGACCGGTGGCAATATCCTCAATGGTGCGGCCGAGCTTGCGTCCTCGCAATACCTCTTCAACCACAAGCGCCGTGACGAGGCGGTCGTGCTCCTTGAAGCCGCCGCCCGCGACGCCCGCAATTCTCCCGTTGCCGATGAAGCGAAGAAGCGGCTGGAAAGCATGAAGTAA
- a CDS encoding ExbD/TolR family protein translates to MKHHSKRRSANEASPGFQIAPMIDVVFVIMLFFMVMAGALQKEVRQFTRLPMVIPDPKDAPPIELSIRIDGDGQVLLNDDPVDGPGEGSLPLLADQLHLIKTGTEDVSVAIQAEDDVRYQRIMDVLDAVGLANIRNVTFVAGAE, encoded by the coding sequence ATGAAACACCATTCCAAACGCCGTTCGGCGAACGAAGCTTCTCCCGGTTTCCAGATTGCGCCGATGATCGATGTGGTCTTCGTGATCATGTTGTTCTTCATGGTCATGGCCGGTGCGCTTCAGAAGGAAGTGCGCCAGTTCACGCGGCTGCCGATGGTAATCCCTGATCCGAAGGATGCTCCTCCGATCGAGCTCTCCATCCGCATAGACGGGGACGGGCAGGTGCTTCTCAATGACGATCCGGTGGATGGACCGGGCGAGGGGAGCCTTCCGCTCCTGGCGGATCAACTGCACCTGATCAAGACCGGCACGGAGGATGTCTCGGTCGCCATCCAGGCGGAGGATGATGTCCGCTATCAGCGGATCATGGATGTGCTGGATGCCGTCGGGCTCGCCAATATCCGGAACGTCACCTTTGTTGCGGGAGCGGAATGA
- a CDS encoding MotA/TolQ/ExbB proton channel family protein: MKKTIKVVALATLLLSPFTAFAAEGGAPAAHGGGTNKSFIEVLKEGGWCMYPIGLCSVATVWLIIDVWLRTNKPKLVPEDDLAVAQQSFRSGDYVGAYQAMKASNSPFASVVRAGLSSVGYGKDATEEAIVAAVDKINSTLQTRINYLSVIGVCTPMIGLLGTVSGMRGAFATLGSSGIGDPSTLSAHIGEVLIATASGLFIAIPAFMGFYFLKNKLQSGIHGLEEEAERLFRNAPYEYLQSADVGQEETFAALPNWIEAPAG, encoded by the coding sequence ATGAAAAAGACCATCAAGGTTGTGGCGCTTGCCACTCTTCTCCTCAGCCCGTTCACGGCTTTCGCAGCCGAAGGTGGAGCCCCGGCCGCCCACGGTGGTGGCACCAACAAGAGCTTCATCGAGGTGCTCAAGGAGGGCGGCTGGTGCATGTATCCGATCGGCCTTTGCTCCGTGGCGACGGTCTGGCTCATCATCGACGTCTGGCTCCGCACGAACAAGCCGAAGCTTGTCCCCGAGGATGATCTCGCAGTGGCCCAGCAGAGCTTCCGCTCCGGTGACTACGTGGGTGCCTATCAGGCCATGAAGGCCAGCAACAGCCCCTTTGCCTCCGTCGTGCGTGCCGGTCTTTCCTCCGTGGGTTACGGCAAGGACGCCACGGAAGAGGCGATCGTCGCCGCCGTGGACAAGATCAACTCCACTCTCCAGACCCGCATCAACTATCTCTCCGTCATCGGTGTCTGCACCCCGATGATCGGTCTGCTCGGCACGGTGTCCGGTATGCGCGGTGCCTTCGCCACCCTCGGTTCCTCCGGTATCGGTGACCCGAGCACCCTTTCCGCCCACATCGGTGAGGTGCTTATCGCCACGGCGTCCGGCCTCTTCATCGCCATTCCGGCGTTCATGGGCTTCTACTTCCTCAAGAACAAGCTCCAGTCCGGCATCCACGGTCTGGAAGAGGAAGCCGAGCGCCTGTTCCGCAATGCTCCCTATGAGTATCTCCAGAGCGCGGATGTGGGTCAGGAAGAAACCTTCGCCGCCCTGCCGAACTGGATCGAAGCGCCCGCCGGTTGA
- a CDS encoding ExbD/TolR family protein produces the protein MKKRKHKASSDSNLGFQIAPMIDVVFVIMLYFMVMAGAVQKENSHNTKLPGTEVSTEGEDIPDEVSINIEEDGQVSLNDEPVDSPGEAPLPDLLGNLNQLKLSSDAAKAKILVTIYAADQAPYQRIIDVLDVLGQLKIENVTFQAGAAE, from the coding sequence ATGAAGAAACGCAAACACAAGGCAAGCAGCGACTCGAACCTGGGCTTCCAGATCGCGCCGATGATCGACGTGGTCTTCGTCATCATGCTTTACTTCATGGTGATGGCCGGTGCGGTGCAGAAGGAGAACTCCCATAACACCAAGCTGCCAGGTACCGAAGTGAGCACCGAGGGCGAGGACATTCCGGATGAGGTCTCGATCAACATCGAGGAGGACGGCCAGGTGTCGCTCAATGACGAGCCGGTTGATTCCCCGGGCGAAGCACCGCTGCCGGATCTCCTGGGCAATCTCAACCAGCTCAAGCTGAGCAGCGATGCCGCCAAGGCGAAGATCCTCGTGACGATCTACGCGGCCGACCAAGCCCCTTACCAGCGCATCATCGACGTGCTGGACGTGCTCGGCCAGCTCAAGATCGAGAACGTGACCTTCCAGGCCGGCGCCGCTGAATAA
- a CDS encoding tetratricopeptide repeat protein — MLFAQTPAPNPAPGTALDVNQLNTLYDKAAKALSGEKPNYEEAIAALETIVNSQIGKNPGPAAGLIEQLRFNLGIAYMSLGKYTEAEKAFAECYKQFPKGEFASRCQLGIGRARIATGTEVSRAAAVDPLKIAAADPKYRSQAGLALAQLYTDLNKKDEALKVFSSLMGSDIRTPDQTIAAVEVIGLLADADKLDDLIAYLDRLIRQPGVRDTLAWYTNQVLVTADELAAKGKYDAALVIYRSVLPRAQILQIQRDALEVMRKESTRLQALATAQEKLPPTQRGNTAEVLGTLKTAIDTTDKALAEVEKYTDLDAMLLMKRGRCLFYLKRSEEALVCFRTIRLKYKTAKDMKAAAYAEIAQLADLKRTSEIIKLVKEYLAKFPDADNVEAMFGIAGQQMMDESDWKGAYEWFKEAEEKFPNSKELERYIFFQGASLMSDGQFSESAMTHARQLQKFPTGTLAEDAQYRIAMCYFLTNDYKNTLKACQAYLDKFPGGKYTGDILYRLCFIDFQGKEDKADEILQTLGTYVENHKDDAAAPFMYNLIGDVWTQKKIGVKEAPDMALQYYLKAVAAASGKDYAQDALRYAMGQASQLLRDKKDFKQLGELHGEFIKKYPNSPLAMESVVELVGIMMRNKEPEKAAEYLGEVLKSRIGDPASEQAEMLIDTLLKALIPRIRQPKPEEIDAIEQKVVDELKKIIGTNENPTTNARVYYARANVRYKFKDIAKGDLYINGIATGSKPEDLSPQLLYVCGGVLLKMGELDKAEEMFKRLRDRYQASFFSDAGPVGLGQVALARKQYEEALKLFDDALSNPNSSRLLEAMAGKTQALIELKKLDDAEKLGLDVIKDKAAPKPLVAYLYLDLARLARIRAANAVGQPKEDALNTANFRYQRVITGYKIVPDAVGQAYIGSYEVTKERGNIEDANKLLEMLLADPKLEKTESAKKARQLLGK, encoded by the coding sequence ATGCTTTTTGCCCAGACCCCCGCACCGAATCCCGCTCCAGGCACCGCACTGGACGTGAATCAGCTCAACACGCTCTACGACAAGGCGGCCAAGGCCCTGTCCGGCGAAAAGCCGAACTACGAGGAAGCGATTGCTGCGCTGGAAACCATCGTCAATTCCCAGATCGGCAAGAATCCGGGACCTGCGGCGGGGTTGATCGAGCAGCTTCGCTTCAACCTCGGCATCGCTTACATGTCCCTCGGCAAATACACCGAGGCGGAGAAGGCTTTCGCGGAGTGCTACAAGCAGTTTCCGAAGGGAGAATTCGCCAGCCGCTGCCAGCTCGGAATCGGTCGCGCCCGTATCGCGACCGGCACCGAGGTCAGCAGGGCTGCCGCTGTGGATCCTCTCAAGATCGCTGCTGCCGATCCGAAGTATCGCTCACAGGCCGGTCTCGCGCTTGCGCAGCTCTACACCGATCTCAACAAGAAGGATGAGGCGTTGAAGGTTTTCAGCAGCCTGATGGGTTCCGACATCCGCACGCCGGACCAGACCATTGCAGCGGTGGAGGTGATCGGCCTTCTCGCGGATGCGGACAAGCTCGACGATCTCATCGCCTACCTGGACCGCCTGATCCGCCAGCCGGGTGTCCGCGATACTCTGGCTTGGTACACCAACCAGGTGCTGGTCACCGCGGATGAACTGGCGGCCAAGGGCAAGTATGACGCCGCCCTCGTGATCTATCGCTCCGTGCTTCCGCGTGCGCAGATCCTCCAGATCCAACGTGACGCACTCGAGGTGATGCGCAAGGAGTCCACCCGCCTGCAGGCGCTGGCGACCGCCCAGGAAAAGCTGCCTCCCACCCAGCGCGGCAATACCGCCGAGGTGCTGGGCACGCTCAAGACCGCGATTGATACGACCGACAAGGCGCTCGCCGAAGTCGAGAAGTACACGGACCTGGATGCCATGCTGCTGATGAAGCGCGGCCGCTGCCTCTTCTATCTCAAGCGCAGCGAGGAAGCGCTCGTTTGCTTCCGCACCATCCGCCTGAAATACAAAACGGCCAAGGATATGAAGGCCGCCGCGTACGCGGAGATCGCCCAGCTTGCTGATCTGAAGCGCACCAGTGAGATCATCAAGCTGGTGAAGGAATACCTCGCCAAGTTCCCGGACGCCGACAACGTCGAGGCCATGTTCGGCATCGCCGGACAGCAGATGATGGACGAGAGCGACTGGAAAGGAGCCTATGAGTGGTTCAAGGAAGCCGAGGAGAAGTTTCCGAATTCCAAGGAGCTCGAGCGCTACATTTTCTTCCAGGGTGCCTCGCTCATGAGCGATGGCCAGTTCTCTGAATCGGCGATGACGCACGCTCGCCAGCTTCAGAAGTTCCCGACCGGCACGCTGGCGGAAGACGCACAGTACCGCATCGCGATGTGCTACTTCCTCACAAACGATTACAAGAACACCCTCAAGGCCTGCCAGGCCTACCTGGACAAGTTCCCGGGTGGCAAATACACCGGGGACATCCTCTATCGCCTCTGCTTCATTGATTTCCAGGGCAAGGAGGACAAGGCGGACGAGATCCTCCAGACCCTCGGCACCTATGTGGAGAATCACAAGGACGACGCGGCCGCTCCGTTCATGTACAATCTGATCGGCGACGTCTGGACGCAGAAGAAGATCGGCGTGAAGGAAGCGCCGGACATGGCCCTCCAGTATTACCTGAAGGCTGTCGCCGCCGCTTCCGGCAAGGACTACGCCCAGGACGCCCTGCGCTATGCGATGGGCCAGGCCAGCCAGCTTCTCCGGGACAAGAAGGACTTCAAGCAGCTCGGCGAACTCCACGGCGAGTTCATCAAGAAATACCCGAACAGCCCGCTGGCCATGGAGTCGGTGGTGGAGCTGGTCGGCATCATGATGCGCAACAAGGAGCCGGAAAAGGCCGCCGAATACCTGGGTGAGGTGCTGAAATCCCGCATCGGTGATCCGGCCTCCGAGCAGGCGGAGATGCTCATTGATACCTTGCTGAAGGCCTTGATCCCGCGCATCCGCCAGCCGAAGCCGGAGGAGATCGATGCGATCGAGCAGAAGGTCGTTGATGAACTGAAGAAGATCATCGGCACGAACGAGAATCCGACCACCAACGCCCGCGTCTATTACGCCCGCGCCAATGTCCGCTACAAGTTCAAGGACATCGCGAAGGGGGACCTTTACATCAATGGTATCGCCACCGGCAGCAAGCCGGAGGACCTGAGTCCGCAGCTTCTCTACGTCTGCGGCGGCGTGCTGCTCAAAATGGGTGAACTGGACAAGGCCGAGGAGATGTTCAAGCGCCTCCGTGACCGCTACCAGGCCTCCTTCTTTTCGGACGCCGGCCCAGTCGGTCTTGGCCAGGTCGCGCTCGCCCGCAAGCAGTATGAGGAGGCCCTGAAGCTCTTTGATGACGCGCTTTCGAATCCCAACAGCAGCCGTCTTCTTGAGGCGATGGCTGGCAAGACCCAGGCTCTGATCGAACTCAAGAAACTGGATGATGCGGAGAAGCTCGGCCTTGATGTGATCAAGGACAAGGCTGCACCCAAACCTCTGGTCGCCTATCTCTACCTCGATCTCGCGCGTCTCGCTCGTATCCGGGCCGCCAATGCGGTCGGGCAGCCCAAGGAAGACGCCCTCAATACGGCGAACTTCCGCTACCAGCGCGTGATCACCGGCTACAAGATCGTGCCGGACGCCGTGGGGCAGGCTTACATCGGTTCCTACGAGGTCACCAAGGAACGCGGCAACATCGAGGACGCGAACAAGCTGCTGGAAATGCTGCTTGCGGATCCGAAGCTGGAAAAAACCGAAAGCGCCAAGAAGGCCCGCCAGCTTCTCGGCAAGTAA